A section of the Engraulis encrasicolus isolate BLACKSEA-1 chromosome 8, IST_EnEncr_1.0, whole genome shotgun sequence genome encodes:
- the LOC134453784 gene encoding olfactory receptor 52K1-like, translated as MDNKTVPPYFNFTLFKSYEHVRIVYFLITILAYFLIILFNVTILLTVFKNKSLHEPIYLIMSFLLLNSLFGSSALFPRLSADLLSNTHRISRPACLIQLFFIYSYAISEFTVLSVMAYDRYIAICEPLLYHKIMTQRKTFLLIFCAFFWAFFCMTIAVVFSSRRPLCGNQIPRLYCSNWAVVRLSCMSTVANNIYGYLVTLTTVFLPASFILFTYIRILIVCRKSTAEFRGKALQTCLPHIVSFVTYSIASFSDIALSRYEPGQIADALVLMISLEFIVIPPLLNPLIYGLNLPDIRRKVLSMMTSAKATFIS; from the coding sequence ATGGACAATAAAACAGTACCACCGTACTTTAATTTCACATTATTTAAAAGTTATGAACATGTACGGATAGTATATTTTTTGATAACAATATTGGCATATTTTCTCATCATACTTTTCAATGTGACTATCCTGCTGACTGTATTCAAAAACAAATCACTTCATGAACCCATCTATCTTATAATGTCTTTCCTGCTATTGAACTCTCTGTTCGGCAGCTCTGCACTGTTCCCGAGGCTTTCCGCTGACCTTTTGTCAAATACTCACAGAATATCCCGCCCTGCTTGTCTCatacaattattttttatttacagctATGCAATTTCTGAATTCACTGTGCTAAGTGTAATGGCATATGATCGATATATTGCCATATGCGAACCTTTGCTTTATCACAAAATCATGAcacaaagaaaaacgtttttgcttATTTTCTGCGCTTTTTTCTGGGCATTCTTTTGTATGACTATTGCAGTAGTTTTTTCTTCAAGAAGACCTCTGTGTGGTAATCAAATACCACGGTTATACTGCTCAAATTGGGCAGTGGTAAGGCTTTCCTGTATGTCCACTGTAGCAAACAATATCTATGGCTATTTGGTTACTTTGACTACAGTCTTTCTGCCAGCTAGTTTCATATTGTTCACGTACATCAGGATTCTCATTGTCTGCAGAAAAAGCACAGCAGAGTTTAGAGGCAAAGCCCTGCAAACATGTCTACCGCACATTGTCAGTTTTGTCACCTATTCAATAGCATCATTTTCCGATATTGCTCTCAGTCGGTATGAACCTGGTCAAATTGCAGATGCTCTAGTTTTGATGATTTCCCTTGAATTTATTGTGATTCCACCATTACTAAATCCTTTGATCTATGGCCTGAACTTACCGGACATCCGAAGGAAAGTTCTAAGCATGATGACTTCTGCGAAAGCTACTTTCATTTCATAG